In Symmachiella dynata, the following are encoded in one genomic region:
- a CDS encoding anti-sigma factor family protein produces the protein MSENQSNANEWQACPQGEVGQLVVGLRGKRRTRRSMVIGGTASAVIVLLLVGNFAINKMQSPEIAALKCHDVESMADNYVAGKLAPAETEHVRLHLENCRRCREKIAELQKLKANGDVAQRRTRLLKQHESQAFAAL, from the coding sequence ATGAGTGAGAATCAGTCCAACGCGAATGAGTGGCAAGCCTGCCCGCAAGGTGAAGTGGGACAACTCGTGGTGGGACTGCGCGGAAAACGCCGTACGCGGCGATCGATGGTGATTGGCGGAACCGCCTCGGCTGTGATCGTGTTGCTCTTGGTGGGGAATTTTGCCATCAACAAGATGCAATCGCCCGAGATCGCGGCGCTGAAGTGCCATGATGTCGAGTCGATGGCTGACAATTATGTCGCTGGGAAACTCGCTCCTGCTGAGACGGAGCACGTTCGGCTGCACTTAGAAAATTGCCGCCGATGTCGTGAGAAAATCGCAGAATTGCAGAAACTCAAGGCCAACGGTGATGTTGCTCAACGTCGCACACGTCTGCTGAAGCAGCATGAGTCGCAGGCTTTTGCCGCGCTTTGA